The Procambarus clarkii isolate CNS0578487 chromosome 7, FALCON_Pclarkii_2.0, whole genome shotgun sequence genome window below encodes:
- the LOC138357579 gene encoding basic salivary proline-rich protein 3-like, with protein sequence MPTPEGGHQEMPTPEGGHQEMPTPEGGHQETPTPEGGHQEMPTPERGHQEMPTPEGGRQEMPTPEGGHQEMPTPERGHQEMPTPEGGHQEMPTPEGGHLEMPTPEGGHQEMPTPEGGHQEMPTPEGGHQEMNNT encoded by the coding sequence ATGCCAACACCTGAAGGAGGCCACCAGGAGATGCCAACACCTGAAGGAGGCCACCAGGAGATGCCAACACCTGAAGGAGGCCACCAGGAGACGCCAACACCTGAAGGAGGCCACCAGGAGATGCCAACACCTGAAAGAGGCCACCAGGAGATGCCAACACCTGAAGGAGGCCGCCAGGAGATGCCAACACCTGAAGGAGGCCACCAGGAGATGCCAACACCTGAAAGAGGCCACCAGGAGATGCCAACACCTGAAGGAGGCCACCAGGAGATGCCAACACCTGAAGGAGGCCACCTGGAGATGCCAACACCTGAAGGAGGCCACCAGGAGATGCCAACACCTGAAGGAGGCCACCAGGAGATGCCAACACCTGAAGGAGGCCACCAGGAGATGaacaacacctga